The sequence below is a genomic window from Brettanomyces bruxellensis chromosome 9, complete sequence.
TTGAATATTATTCCCCTCAATTATTAAGCTCAGGTCATGGTCTGGAATTCTTGGGCGGTTTCGGTTTCTTAATGCAAGTGCAATTACCTAATAAAGAATTAGAGATTACACATAATATCGATAAATAGTGTATATTTTATAATGTTATAAGTATATGCgattatatatattttctttccaagtTGTGTAGTAAAGAATCTCCCTCTCTCTAATTATTGTTCCTGCTCCTTCTCtgttccttcttcttctttgttctCATTCTCCGTCTCCTTGTTCTCCTTCATTCTGACCTCAATCATCTCATTGTACGAGCTTTTGGTCATTTTGCGCCACTTCTTACCCCAGATCAGATATGGCACGGTAATCAAAGTCAGCCCAAGTGTAATTGCAGCCAACGCAATGTATGTGTTTTTCGTTCCTGCATGTTGGAGCCATGGAGAGCATGCAAAAGTAAAAATGCAACCCAGAAGATTATTAATAAAGGCAACTGCAACCAATGTTTCTAATATAAGCTCGTCATATGTATCCAACACATAGAGCATTGAAATATTACTTGCGGAAGAAAACATGTAGCCAATGAAGCCAAGCCCAATGTAAAAGACCCGCCAGTTAAGCTGCTCAACAACTCCAAGTCCGAACATTAGTAGTCCAGCTGCGCCAATCATGCCTGAAAGAAACAGGAATAAAAGTCTGAACTCAGATTCCACAATTCCACGTCTCTTTCTGGCAAGCCAAAGCACAAAATAGTCAGTGAGCGAGCCTGAGTAAATGCATCCGATCGTCGATCCGATTATAAGCGGGATATTCATGCATGCAACTGTTTCAGATGAGTAATTGAATGGTgcagaataaaaataagtgTCTTCAGTGGTTAAGTAAAAAGTGAGTATTGCGTTTTGAAGTCCCCATATTATTCCTGCAAACAACACTGGAGGAAACCAGATGCACTTCACattgaaataaagcaaCCTAAAGTATGAGGTGAGGAACTCACGAGGAGACCGTAAAATCCTTTCGGCTGACTCTTTCACTGGTGCCAAGCGTTTCCAAAGGGGCCAATTCTTGTCAAAATATCCGAGCGtaagatcatcatcattgcTCACAATTCCATGTTGTGCCAAAGAGAAGTTTAATATGGCTTCACGCGTATGGTGCTTGAATCTCGTGTAATTAAAACTATCCTCTTCAAAAAGGAATATCACAATGAAAAGAGACACTCCACTGGCAATCGCGTTTGCCCATCCGACCCAGCGGAAACTGGAGTTCTCTGAAACATAATTTGCCACTAGTGGACCTAAATATGTTCCTAGTGAATAGGAGAGAACGTAAATTGTAATAACGGCACCAACCTGGTGCCTGAAGAATATGGAACTGAGACAAAGCTGAACTTGCGCTTCAGTACATCCTTCCGATAGTCCAATTAAGAATTGTGACCCAAAACTGTCGCCTACATTCTGCATCCGTGCATACCATATGGATCCAGCCATGCCAAAAAGCATTCCAATAAGAAAGGATAGCTTTCTTCCACAAAGTGATGCCAAAGGAGCGTAAAGCCAAGTCGAAATTGCAAttgatataaataaaacacCGGCAGAGTTATTGAGAGCATCGTATGATATTCCAGTGAGGTCGTTTATAGACTCCTGTGGTGTCGACGCATTGTTTGTGATTGCTGCAGTGACTGCAGTAAGAATCATTAATATTAGGAAATGCACAGCTTTCCTGTACCATGCCCAGTTAAATGGATCGtttcttgaatttgtaGGCTGAGGAAGAAGTATCACACCAAATCTTGTTTTCAACTCTGGAATCATTTCAAGCGGAACCTTTGGGTCGAACCTGTAATCATAGTGAAGTCCAAGGTCATGAGGCTGCATAGTAAACTTCTCTACACCGTGAGAATTCAAATTTGTCGACATAGACAAGGAATGCGCCGATAAAGAGTTTGTTCCCTCTGTTATTGTTGAAGAACGCTGACTATCGCGTCGCTTCATCACTTCCTTGTGCATCTGTCTTATCACAGCAGAAGAATATATAGAATAAGTACCTGGCACATATTTGGGATGCCTTCGATCGGTGTACTTTTCCATTAGTCCAGCAGAGTGGCAAATCCGAATTTAGACAATTATCTGTTGTTCTATTCAAGTTCAGTAGTGGCTCAATATTTCAAGTTAGACGTGTTTTGTcttcattaatttttatgTTAATTTGTTCGACGTGTTGTTGAGTGGGGATTGAAACTGAATActatttacttttttaaattaaaCGATTCAGCCAGCAGCCGAATTGcataaaaaatttcttgaacttttaaattttttttttatattcaaacaaatctttttttatcaattaTCGACCGTGatacattatttattatcttcGGCTCAATTTCCCTATCTTCTCTCACCTTATCTTCCTTTCCCTACTTTTTTCACgaataaaattatttccTGATGGGAGTCACCGACCATGActttcactttcatcaATTCACGCTTATTAtgcttgaaaataataatgagaTCTATCGTATATTTCATACCGGTTAGTCGATTTTCGCGAAAATCTTCCTCTAGTTTGGaggctttttttatttgggTCCTTATCTGAATTTGCTTTGCGTGAcagttattttttcctAGCCTCAAAATTATCCACCGCAAAGATAGATACAGTATTTATTCACATCCCCTAATGTATTGCTTACTCTGCAGCAGTATGCAAGTGACAATGGCTTTATGACTACTTATTGCATGTAAAGAAATGGCATAGCAACTATCTTTAATGCGTGTATCGTAGCACCATTCAAGAAAACAGTACATTGATTAATTGTGAGAACAGATATTCCTTAAATATATCTTACATTTAGTTTAGTTACTgtttaaaagaagatatataCGCAAAATCATAATGCGCTTTGTCAATGAAAAtctaaaaataaaaaaagtaaaagctACAGAAATTTAAGACCTCTGCACATCTACTGCTTTAGACGCTGTTCTGCAACACTCAAGATTCCAACACCATCCACGTATTCGTTCCACAGATCATCATATTTGCCCACCCGATCGACGTAATCGTCCCAATTGTAGTTTTTTGCAAGCCAGTGATCATAGTTGTGAATATTGTCAATTCCATGCTTCTCCACTAAATACGACCACAAGCTCTTATAGCAACCACCAAGTGCACAAGCATCGCTTAAATCGATCCGATAGTTTCCTTCCTGTGCCCCTAAGATAGAGCAATATTTCCGCACAATAGATAAGTTTTGGGAAGATCCTCCCACATAAAAAACCTTATTTGGCTTGGAGACAAGTGCCAAAGGATGTTGGTAGCTTCCATCCGATTTTATATCACCGTATCTATCGGTTagcttcttcaaaacatctttttcacactTCCCTTTGATCATCTTACTTAGCTTGTAGTCCGAGCTATGAATATCTGGTGATTCCTCATTATCAGTGCCCCCTGAATTTGCAATCATTGGTCCAACCCTAAGTCTGCAGCTGAGAGCTTGTGATTCAATAATTGCAGCAACATCTTCCTCGATGGTCCACTGCAAACTGTCTTTACAAATTTCCAGCAACGCATTCTCATTCGCGTCGAATCTAAATCTTCTTTCACATGGTTTGGCATTCGGAATGATCTCACCTAAAGGAAAGTAAATGCCCACCTCAAGTTTTCCGTTCATTGGTTTCGATTTGTCTAATATGGCATCAAACTTAGTCCAGTCGCCTTTCTTTCCACCATACTTATTGTTAATCGCATTTCTTATACGCTCTCTTGCAAGAGCTCCATTGCAATAGCATAGCATTCCCATGTACTGATCCTTATTAGTAGGATGCTTGAAAACATGATAATTAGGACTTGGCTTGTACTTATCCGTTACTAATAAAACTGTTGTTGAGGTACCCATTGAAACAAGTAAATCATTCTTAGCCAATGGAAGAGCCAATATCGTAGCTAAATTGTCCCCAGTAAACGAATACACCTTACAATCAGGCGAAAATCCATActttgaaacaaaatatcTACTCACTACACCAATTGACTTGTATCCAATAGGGTGCACTTTTCccaacttcttcctcaATTCCGAAATACCATCGCAAGCAGTTTTTTCATCGCATCCATCAACTTCTGGACATGTTCCTGCGGCCAATGACAAAAGTTTGTCGTCATAATCATTCTTTTGTAAATCATAAAGATTCATACCACACGCATCCGCTTCATCTAATGCAACGATCTTTCCGCATAGAAGAGAGCTCAGAAAACTCGAAACAAGGGAAATTCTATATGTCTCTCTATACAATTCTGGATCCTTTCTAACAGCCATCTTCCTTATTTGCGGACCCGTAAACCGATAATGTGCCCGAGAACCTGTAATTTGGCTCAAATTATTTGCACCGCCGGCAACACTctcaaataatgaaatttcCTTGGCGGTGGAATGATCCTGCCAGTTTGGAGCAATTTTAAAGGTAAATGCACCAGGAAACAACGTTTCTAGCATCGATTTCTTGGAGTGGCAAAGATCTGAAAGTAACTTTGGAGCATCCCGAGACCAATAAACAGAACCATGTTGTTGACATGATCCAGACAATGCTCTAACCTTTTCGAACGGAAATTTGTCCGCCTTCATTCGGTCAAAGCAAAGCTGAACCGCCTCTATCCAAACCTGAACAGGTGTAAATATCTCCCCAGTACTTTCTTCTGATTGAACACCTTTCTTAatgtgatatttttttgagaaCGCTTCGTCGAAATCAACCTTATAAGTCTTGTGGTGCTTCAAATTCGAGTATGTTGAAATGATCTTCAACTGCTGAGTTGAGAGGTCAAAACCAAGAAACAAACTGTCCGACattggaaaaataaatgtatGCTTTGCAAAAAACCAAACGTCGAGTCACTAACTCAAAAGCTGTTTAAAGCTCAATTGAAATGTTAGAtgcttcttctctcttAGCTGGAAGCCACTTGAGTGGATGCCGTCTGTATGGAGGGAAAGGTGGAAGTGACACCAAAAGTGTGACTAAGCTGAAAGCAGCGAACACGTAGCAGGTATATTTGATATCGTTAAGAACAAAACCAGTAAAAAGACTGATTGCAGCACCTATAAAAATTAGCGCAGTCGAGATGCTCTTAACAATTTGCTGTCCTTGGTAATCGATGTTAGCCTCTAAGATTGAAGAGATTGAATCCATGCTTAGTGTTTTTGTtcgataaaaaaaatgttacTTTATCGGACAATTGATTATGATCTCCTTCTTAAAGCTCACTTAAATACCTGTTTTTCActaatttcctttttatattaGTACTTGAAGTAGAATTAAGAATGAAACTCGAGAAGTATAAATTTTTGTCTCGTATACAAATAATTCAACGACTACCATATGGGCACAGCACTTCAACTCATATGCTGTTTCGCGAAATTTCTTTAGTTTGGCCGTAATTGCTGCCCTGCACTAGCCCACTATACacaacaaaatatatatacattttttccccttagGTGTCTCGGAAATCCGAGGCTgaccaaaaaaaaggacCTAGGAGGAGCTCGAAAAATTCCCCCATCAGTCTTACCGGTAAAATGTGGGGTAGCAATACGTATTATATGGTTGATACCTAAATCTTGAATTTTCACATGGAACTTTAGCTGTGATCACAGagttaatatattttgtgaCAGAATGGCCCCacttttgattttgtttAAGATTTAACTGTTAGGCCGGGAGATGTCagtaaatatttatataaagAGTATAAATGCACTCATATCCAACCGACATATCACGCAGTAAAGTTGTGACGTAGTGTCTTAAACTGtaactgaaaaaaaaaaaaacttcgATATTCTGTCCAgtataatatattatttttaactTATTCAATATGTCATA
It includes:
- a CDS encoding uncharacterized protein (BUSCO:EOG09261HZD), whose translation is MSDSLFLGFDLSTQQLKIISTYSNLKHHKTYKVDFDEAFSKKYHIKKGVQSEESTGEIFTPVQVWIEAVQLCFDRMKADKFPFEKVRALSGSCQQHGSVYWSRDAPKLLSDLCHSKKSMLETLFPGAFTFKIAPNWQDHSTAKEISLFESVAGGANNLSQITGSRAHYRFTGPQIRKMAVRKDPELYRETYRISLVSSFLSSLLCGKIVALDEADACGMNLYDLQKNDYDDKLLSLAAGTCPEVDGCDEKTACDGISELRKKLGKVHPIGYKSIGVVSRYFVSKYGFSPDCKVYSFTGDNLATILALPLAKNDLLVSMGTSTTVLLVTDKYKPSPNYHVFKHPTNKDQYMGMLCYCNGALARERIRNAINNKYGGKKGDWTKFDAILDKSKPMNGKLEVGIYFPLGEIIPNAKPCERRFRFDANENALLEICKDSLQWTIEEDVAAIIESQALSCRLRVGPMIANSGGTDNEESPDIHSSDYKLSKMIKGKCEKDVLKKLTDRYGDIKSDGSYQHPLALVSKPNKVFYVGGSSQNLSIVRKYCSILGAQEGNYRIDLSDACALGGCYKSLWSYLVEKHGIDNIHNYDHWLAKNYNWDDYVDRVGKYDDLWNEYVDGVGILSVAEQRLKQ